A window of the Helianthus annuus cultivar XRQ/B chromosome 4, HanXRQr2.0-SUNRISE, whole genome shotgun sequence genome harbors these coding sequences:
- the LOC110933358 gene encoding uncharacterized protein LOC110933358: MCFIKPDDDVADLLRKTKLIIWDEAPMNHKHAFEALDRTMKDIFKCEITFGRKVMVFGDDFRQILPVVPNGSRREIVNASITSSYIWSSCKVLMLTKNMRLTVGANASDIEEIKAFANWLLELGEGKIGGSDDCEVVIDIPEDLLIKCSEDPMSDLIDFVYPSLLQLYKDKDYFAERAILAPTNEVVQEINERLLASFPGDEVEYLSSDSICQTDQAKNQAHARLYSPDVLNGLKISGLPNHRLVLKVGVPVMLLRIIDQQNGLCNGTRLRITKLYRRIIEAEIISGGNIGTRTFIPRISLTPSDKRIPIKFQ, translated from the coding sequence ATGTGTTTTATTAAACCGGACGATGACGTTGCTGATTTATTAAGGAAAACGAAATTGATAATTTGGGATGAAGCACCGATGAATCATAAACATGCGTTTGAAGCACTTGACCGAACAATGAAAGATATTTTCAAATGTGAGATAACCTTTGGTCGTAAAGTTATGGTGTTCGGTGATGACTTTAGACAGATACTTCCGGTTGTACCAAATGGCAGTAGGCGAGAAATCGTTAATGCTTCAATCACTTCGTCGTATATTTGGAGTAGTTGCAAGGTCCTTATGTTAACAAAAAACATGAGGTTAACCGTAGGAGCGAACGCATCTGATATAGAAGAGATTAAAGCTTTTGCGAATTGGTTGCTCGAGTTGGGGGAGGGAAAAATTGGTGGCAGTGACGATTGTGAGGTGGTTATAGATATTCCTGAAGATTTGTTAATCAAGTGCTCTGAGGATCCTATGTCAGATCTGATCGACTTTGTATATCCTTCACTTCTCCAACTGTACAAAGATAAAGATTATTTTGCTGAAAGAGCTATACTAGCACCAACAAACGAGGTTGTTCAAGAAATTAATGAAAGATTGCTTGCTTCGTTTCCTGGCGATGAAGTCGAGTATCTGAGTTCTGATAGTATTTGTCAAACTGATCAAGCAAAAAACCAAGCACATGCGAGACTATATTCTCCCGATGTTCTGAATGGTCTTAAAATTTCTGGTCTGCCTAATCATCGATTAGTCCTTAAAGTTGGTGTACCTGTAATGTTGCTTCGTATTATTGATCAACAAAATGGTTTGTGCAACGGTACGAGACTGCGGATTACTAAACTTTATAGACGTATTATAGAGGCTGAGATTATATCCGGCGGAAACATAGGGACCAGAACGTTTATTCCACGAATCAGTTTGACACCGTCGGATAAAAGAATTCCTATCAAGTTTCAATGA
- the LOC110933357 gene encoding cold shock domain-containing protein 3-like, with the protein MVTTSKPATITEAIDLSISLTEEAIRLNKFSNGDQKKKETHVESSGENKRKFSNFKQGTSSVSKKGESNTPARAKTGVESKGKGYMGALPKCDICLYHHSGQCKLRKCESCGKEGHSKNTCWVGTGAGRGNNSHRGFGNNNRGGNGNGNRNGGNGNRGNVGNQTGNRGANNAQGGNGNGRGPGCFNCGDVGHFKREYPKLNQTQGREVNHHKSLVK; encoded by the coding sequence ATGGTTACAACATCAAAACCGGCAACCATTACTGAAGCCATCGATCTGAGCATATCACTGACTGAAGAAGCCATCAGGCTAAACAAGTTTTCTAATGGTGATCAgaaaaagaaggagactcatgtggagtcgtctggtgaaaacaaaCGGAAATTTTCCAACTTTAAGCAAGGAACCAGCAGCGTGAGCAAGAAGGGTGAATCAAACACACCGGCCAGGGCCAAAACCGGTGTCGAAAGCAAAGGGAAGGGTTACATGGGCGCTTTGCCCAAATGTGATATATGCCTGTACCATCACTCGGGTCAGTGCAAGTTGAGGAAATGCGAGTCTTGTGGTAAGGAGGGCCATTCGAAGAATACTTGCTGGGTTGGCACAGGTGCTGGTCGTGGAAACAATAGTCATAGGGGTTTTGGTAACAACAATCGCGGTGGGAACGGAAATGGGAACCGCAATGGTGGAAATGGTAATCGGGGAAATGTTGGAAACCAAACTGGGAATCGGGGAGCAAACAATGCTCAAGGTGGTAATGGGAATGGCCGAGGGccaggatgcttcaactgtggagacgTCGGGCACTTTAAGAGAGAATACCCAAAACTGAATCAGACACAAGGCAGA